The Pseudomonas fluorescens genome segment CGTTGCGCAGGGCATCAACCCGTTCACCCACGGCAGCGCCAAACACACCGACATCATGAAGACCGAGGGCCTGAAGCAGGCACTCGACAAGTATGGTTTCGACGCCGCGTTCGGCGGTGCCCGTCGCGATGAAGAGAAGTCCCGCGCCAAGGAGCGCGTCTACTCGTTCCGCGACAGCAAGCACCGCTGGGATCCGAAGAACCAGCGTCCGGAGCTGTGGAACGTCTACAACGGCAAGGTCAACAAGGGCGAATCCATCCGCGTGTTCCCGCTGTCGAACTGGACCGAGCTGGACATCTGGCAGTACATCTACCTCGAAGGCATCCCGATCGTACCGCTGTACTTCGCCGCCGAACGCGAAGTGATCGAGAAGAACGGCACGCTGATCATGATCGACGACGAGCGCATCCTCGAGCACCTGTCCGACGAGGACAAGGCGCGCATCGTCAAAAAGAAAGTGCGTTTCCGTACCCTTGGCTGCTACCCGTTGACGGGCGCGGTGGAGTCCGAGGCCGAAAGCCTGACGGACATCATTCAGGAAATGCTCCTGACGCGAACTTCCGAGCGCCAGGGCCGTGTCATCGACCACGATGGCGCAGGCTCGATGGAAGACAAGAAACGTCAAGGCTATTTCTAAGGGGCTGTCATGTCGCACGCATCTGATTTGATCAGCGAGGACATCCTCGCCTACCTGGGCCAGCACGAACGTAAAGAGCTGCTGCGCTTTTTGACCTGCGGTAACGTCGACGACGGCAAGAGCACCCTGATCGGGCGCCTGCTGCACGACTCGAAGATGATCTACGAAGATCACCTCGAAGCGATTACCCGTGACTCGAAGAAAGTCGGCACCACCGGCGACGACATCGACCTGGCGTTGCTGGTCGACGGCCTGCAGGCCGAGCGTGAGCAGGGCA includes the following:
- the cysD gene encoding sulfate adenylyltransferase subunit CysD: MVDKLTHLKQLEAESIHIIREVAAEFDNPVMLYSIGKDSAVMLHLARKAFFPGKLPFPVMHVDTRWKFQEMYKFRDKMVEELGLDLITHVNPDGVAQGINPFTHGSAKHTDIMKTEGLKQALDKYGFDAAFGGARRDEEKSRAKERVYSFRDSKHRWDPKNQRPELWNVYNGKVNKGESIRVFPLSNWTELDIWQYIYLEGIPIVPLYFAAEREVIEKNGTLIMIDDERILEHLSDEDKARIVKKKVRFRTLGCYPLTGAVESEAESLTDIIQEMLLTRTSERQGRVIDHDGAGSMEDKKRQGYF